Proteins co-encoded in one Cynocephalus volans isolate mCynVol1 chromosome 11, mCynVol1.pri, whole genome shotgun sequence genomic window:
- the GZF1 gene encoding GDNF-inducible zinc finger protein 1, with protein sequence MESGAVLLESKSSPLNLLHEMHELRLLGHLCDVTVSVEYQGVREDFMAHKAVLAATSKFFKEVFLNEKSVGGTRTNVYLNEVQVVDFASFLEFVYTAKVQVEEDRVQRMLEMAEKLKCLDLSETCFQLKKQMLESVLLELQNFSESQEAEVSSGSQVSVALDSRASEALDSPQSSVLADSSDYPVERISNGMSPDMSLRKSKEKLDKKKEVVKPPYPKIRRASGRLAGRKVFVEIPKKKYTRRLREQQKSAEDDDVGDCGCPQDQSPGSAGIEMEPVTKDEGCSAGADLEEVLPKAAGEEEEEDEGEQKKSNFKCTGCEKAFLYEKSFLKHIKHQHGVATEVVYRCDTCGQTFANRCNLKSHQRHVHSSERHFPCELCGKKFKRKKDVKRHVVQVHEGGGERHRCGQCGKGLSSKTALRLHERTHTGDRPYGCTECGAKFSQPSALKTHMRIHTGEKPFVCDECGARFTQNHMLIYHKRCHTGERPFMCETCGKSFASKEYLKHHNRIHTGSKPFKCEVCFRTFAQRNSLYQHMKVHTGERPYCCDQCGKQFTQLNALQRHHRIHTGEKPFMCNACGRTFTDKSTLRRHTSIHDKNTPWKSFLVIVDGSPKNDEGHKTEQPDEEYASSKLSDKLLSFAENGHFHNLAAVQGSVPTMHENSSADTACKSDDSVVSQNALLATTISELSELTPQTDSMPTQFHSLTNME encoded by the exons atggaAAGTGGTGCAGTTCTGCTGGAATCCAAATCCTCACCACTTAACCTTCTGCATGAAATGCATGAGCTACGCCTTCTCGGTCACTTGTGTGATGTGACAGTCAGTGTGGAGTATCAGGGTGTCCGTGAAGACTTCATGGCCCACAAAGCAGTGCTGGCAGCCACCAGCAAGTTTTTTAAGGAAGTATTCCTCAATGAGAAGAGTGTGGGTGGTACGAGGACTAATGTGTATTTAAATGAAGTGCAAGTTGTTGACTTTGCTTCATTTCTTGAGTTTGTCTACACTGCTAAGGTACAGGTGGAAGAAGATCGGGTGCAGCGAATGCTGGAAATGGCTGAAAAGTTAAAATGTTTGGACTTATCAGAAACTTGTTTTCAATTAAAGAAACAGATGTTAGAGTCGGTGCTTTTGGAGTTGCAGAATTTCTCAGAATCTCAGGAGGCAGAGGTGAGCAGTGGCTCCCAAGTCAGTGTTGCTCTGGACTCCAGGGCAAGTGAGGCCCTGGACAGTCCTCAATCCAGTGTCCTTGCGGATTCCTCAGACTACCCGGTAGAGAGAATCAGCAACGGCATGTCGCCAGATATGTCACTGAGGAAGTCCAAGGAGAAACTAGACAAGAAGAAAGAGGTAGTTAAGCCTCCCTACCCTAAAATCAGAAGAGCTAGTGGAAGGCTGGCTGGAAGAaaagtatttgtggaaatccctaaaaagaaatacacaagaaGACTTCGAGAGCAGCAGAAAAGTGCTGAGGATGATGATGTGGGGGACTGCGGGTGTCCCCAGGACCAAAGCCCAGGCAGTGCTGGAATAGAGATGGAGCCAGTTACAAAAGATGAGGGCTGCAGTGCTGGTGCGGACTTAGAGGAAGTGTTGCCAAAAGCAgcgggggaggaggaagaggaggacgaGGGGGAGCAGAAGAAGAGCAACTTCAAGTGCACCGGTTGCGAGAAAGCCTTTCTGTATGAGAAGAGCTTCCTGAAGCACATCAAGCACCAGCACGGAGTAGCCACCGAGGTGGTTTACCGCTGCGATACCTGTGGCCAGACCTTCGCCAACCGCTGCAACCTGAAGAGCCACCAGCGCCATGTGCACAGCAGTGAGCGCCACTTCCCGTGCGAGCTGTGCGGGAAGAAGTTCAAGCGCAAGAAGGACGTGAAGCGGCATGTGGTGCAGGTGCACGAGGGCGGCGGCGAGCGGCACCGCTGCGGCCAGTGTGGAAAGGGCCTGAGCTCCAAGACGGCGCTGCGGCTGCACGAGCGGACGCACACGGGCGACAGGCCCTACGGCTGCACCGAGTGCGGCGCCAAGTTCTCGCAGCCCTCGGCGCTGAAGACGCACATGAG AATTCATACAGGGGAAAAACCTTTTGTCTGTGATGAATGTGGTGCAAGATTCACTCAGAACCACATGCTGATTTATCATAAAAGGTGTCACACAG GTGAAAGGCCTTTTATGTGTGAAACATGTGGCAAGAGTTTTGCTTCTAAGGAGTACTTAAAACATCACAATAGAATCCATactggatccaaaccctttaaaTGTGAAGTATGTTTCAGGACTTTTGCCCAGCGGAATTCACTTTACCAGCATATGAAAGTCCACACAG gGGAACGTCCCTATTGCTGTGACCAGTGTGGTAAGCAGTTTACCCAGCTCAACGCTCTCCAGCGCCACCATCGAATCCACACGGGAGAGAAGCCATTTATGTGTAATGCGTGTGGACGGACGTTTACCGACAAGTCCACTCTTCGGCGGCACACCTCA ATACATGATAAGAATACTCCATGGAAGTCTTTCCTTGTAATTGTAGATGGCTCACCCAAGAATGATGAAGGGCACAAGACTGAACAGCCTGATGAAGAATATGCATCGTCCAAACTTTCAGATAAATTGCTGTCTTTTGCAGAAAATGGCCACTTTCACAACCTGGCTGCAGTCCAAGGCAGTGTACCTACCATGCATGAAAACAGCTCTGCAGACACAGCCTGCAAGTCCGACGACTCCGTGGTGTCCCAGAATGCTCTGCTCGCCACCACCATCAGTGAGCTCAGTGAGCTGACTCCACAGACAGACTCAATGCCCACACAGTTTCACTCTTTGACCAACATGGAATAA